The Labeo rohita strain BAU-BD-2019 chromosome 22, IGBB_LRoh.1.0, whole genome shotgun sequence genomic sequence GGCAAACCTAAAAAGAAAAAGCTTTATAGACACTGATGGCATTGCATATTGGAGACATTATTTCATGTCTAAGGTTTAGTCATATGTTTGTTGTGCAATTAATACCCAGGATGTAGGGGTGGGCGAACTAAgcaatattctttaaaatgttgGTTGATAACAATACAGATTGGGATATACACCTTTTTAgactactacatatatataaaaattactaaaaattcaAGCCCAGtaggattttaaaacaagtggttcattcataaattcatatGACCTTCATGCTGTGGAAATATAAAGGGAAGACAGAAGACGTAGTACATTTAACTATATATTGCTTAAACCCATACAGTTTATTGCCCAACTTTACCAAGAAGTTGGTCATAAATTAAACAATACATCAGTGTTTTGTGCATGTCAGTGTCAGTGTCTCCTACCCCATCCAACAGCAATGAAGGCTTTTGGAAACCATCGAGGTGTTTCATTAATGTACACATTAATGCCGTACAGAGTGTTCCAAGTGAACGTGGCCAACAGGAAATACTGAAGCAGAGCTGTAAATGCTGTACAGGGTCCCTGATCTGGGTACTTGTGGTGGTCAGACTCAGGAACTATATTCTCCCCAGACACCTCTCTTTCAATCGGATGTTCGACAGGGTTGTTTATGCCGAAGATGAAGAAAAGGTAGAAAACTGTCATGCTTAAGCAGATGTTCACCACTAGCAGAGTAGGATTGCCTCCTCTTGACTTCCTGTGGTATgtgtatgaaaatataaaaactgctTCACCAACTGCAGAAAGCTGTATGCAAATGGTGTAAACTTTTACCTGGTTCTGATTTGGTACAATGCTGTGGCACACAGTcccaaaacagacagaaaacagcCAGTGATGCTGATCCAATCCAAAGCTTTAGAATAGTTATAGTTGATATCATATGCCTGCAGAAAATGACACCTGCATTAAATTCTAATGGAAATGGACAGCATCATAATCTCTACTGTTCcatttaacttaaatataaatgttatttacaaacTGATGCAAATATAACTTACCATCAAAATAGCAAAGTTtgctttttgcttatttttacaGCTGCAACCTGTACTTCCTGAGGAGTTCACAGTTTTGGAGCAACCATCTGTGATCCAGTCCTTTTCAGAGTAACTccaaaacacacatgcaaagtCGTTGAGGGACATTGTGAGATCAGCCTAAGAGTTCAACAGTGTGTTAACTTAACACCATACTTGTACCAACCTCTGTCAATGTATCTGATAAtgataaaggttcttcatggaacctttGGAGGTGAAGTTTCTTTACATCCACTGAAAGAACAAGTTTGATGTTCTTACTCGACATCTTTATCAGTATATCGCTCTGAACAAACATGAGTTGTTCAGAGCAATCTTCCTTGATTGCATACGACGATGACACACATTAAGGGATGTCTAACCTGAGTGTTCATATTTTAAACTGGGTAGtgagttttgagtttttaaacTTGCAGTATGTGTTTATTGGGTTCCTCAAATCTGGCCCtcgagatccactttcctgaAGATATTAGATCTTTGATCAAACTTCTACAATATATAGAGTCACcttctataatatatatagaaataacaAGAAGATTTGGATTCTCCATTCCgcgacccctttaaaaacaaaggttctttattggtgttgatggttccatgaagaacctttaacatgaATGGAAATTTTCCATTCcataaaaggtttttttatggtgaaaaaaatatattagaattttttttaatatttcatccaGAGTATTTGCTAATATCAAGAACATTTTGATTCTCCATTtcgtgacccctttaaaaataaaggttcttcgAGTCATTCTATGAAACCAGTAAAGGTTTAAAAACATGACACacattttatctttatatttaaaattatcttGTTCCCCCtcgggaactcgagctgcgaCGAAACGCTTTGGGGAACGCCATCAGCGAACCACACTCTGAAAACAggtgtgtaatcagtccaaatGAGCAACGAGCCATCACGGGTGGGTGACTGGGAGACCAGGAGCATAAAAGCATGTGCAGTGAGAAAGCTGGCAGCTTCTGTCATTTCAGCAAGCACTCTGCGTGTGTCACTCTGTTTTTGTGCTAGTttgcacagcttttatttgagagtgtCACTATGTCCATCAAgaattcaaaaagaaaatatgaatgtAAGCAGCGGCATTTAGACTGTGTGTCCCTCTCTGCCCGTGCTGTTCCCGGTGGGGATACACACAGtctatttgttgtctgtttggGGGCGAAGCATGGGAGTCAGTTCTCGAGGGAGCTGACTGCCCACATTGGCATTCTCTGCGGCTTGGCTCCCGCTTTTGCCGAGGAGGGCGGCGGCTTTGGTTGTGGGGATCGCATGTAGATCTACAGACACGTAGAGATGGGGTTCCTTTTCTCTACCGTTCTCCCTAAATCTAGCACTCTCTCTCAGGGTTGGAAGCTCGCACTGCGGTTTCTTCCTCCTTTGAGTGAGAGCTCGCGGCGAGGCGGGCTGTGTCAGCTCTCGAGGGAGCTGACTGGCCGTACTCTTGCTGCGCACGCTCCCTCATCAGCTCCCCGCGTCTCTCTCTTGGGACTTGGAAGCCCGCGCTACGGTTCTTCCTTCTTTGAGTGAGAGCTCATGCTGCTGCAGCTGTCTTTCTCCGAGGAGATTGACACTGTTGGCTCTTGAGCAGACTGCATATTAGATCTCTCTGCCCTCGCGGGGGCCGGGATTCATGCGatttatgtgtggtttgttcgAGCTGAGCATGCACAGTCCGCTCTTGAGGGGACGGACTGTGTTCATTCATAATGTGCCCATTTAATTCTGAGGAATTAAATTTACTTACTGTGCTCTTCCCCTATTTGAGAGCATGGTGCTACACCTGTCTTCCTACACCTTTCGGCGATGCTTTCATTCCTTAGACGTGGAGGAAATTTTGGTTCCTGAATTAGGGCCCGGTgttgggagctccttgtcgccacGTAACGCTTGAGATGGACGCATCCCTCACCGGTTGAGgagcggtcatgagtggccactcAGTCCGCGGCCTGTGGAGTGGTCTTCCCTCCTTGACGGCTCTCCGTGGAGGTTCctgtcaggagggatctcctctcacaaGCGGGTGGCACGATTCTGCATCCCTGCTTGGAGTTGTGGAAGCTGTGGGTGTgcccctgagggggcacatCTCATAGCCTCCagtctctcaaccgaggttgttgagaccatcctccaatccagagctccctcaacgaggaaactgtacgcctGGAAGTGAAGGCACTTCACTTCCTGGTGTGGCGACCGCCAGCTCGACCCAGTCCACTGCCCattggtacagtgctggagttcctgcaTGCCCGGTTCGCCGCAGGGTTGACCCACTCTATCTTGAAGGTGTACGTGGCGGCCATAGCTGCTTTCCACTCCCCTCTTGGTGGTCAATTAGTGGGAAAACACCCCCTGGTTACACGTTTTCTCTGCGGTgcgctgaggctgaggcctctgGCCAGGTGTAGCTTTGCTATGTGGTGATTGGGTTGCTATTCCATAACGTTGAGTCCTCTGATTCCCCCTCTCtttgggggtcaaggctcactcTTCTCGGAGTATGGCAGCCTCCAAGGCCTTCTCATTAGGAGTACCCCTCTCTGACATTTGCAACGCTGCGGGTTAGTCCATGCCACTCACTTTCGTGAGGTTCAACGGCCTCATACTTATGCCACTCCTGGCTCCTCTGTTCTCTCGTCCTAGCTGTGCTCAGTGATAcacactaggcagggatttgAAAGTCTGGTGGTGTGGGCATCTTGTTCCCTAAAGCATTTCGACGCAGCTTgagttcccgaaggggaacgtcccaggttacgtatgtagccatggttccccgagggaacgagatcCTGCGTCTCTTTGCCATACTTCCGACATTCCTGCCGCGCTTGCTTCTCTAACACAGAAGCTGCTGGCTTTCTCACCGCACTATTACCCTAGTCTCTACCCCATTACacctacatttttattaattatttttttaagtttaagaaaAAGTAATGTTTGTTGAACTCAGTCTGAAATGTTCAGAGTAATCATAAGAATACTTACTTTAGTTTAAATTCTGAAGTTAAGCCActtctttgatcaaaaatgatgctGTCACAAAAAGTCCCATTTCAGGCTTTAGCATTGCAAAAGTGTGAGATTTTATGTAACTTCATGTAACTTTTATATTTGCAAATACTGAATTAGTGTGAGGGACATCTGATTTatagaaaaatgtttatttcattacaaatatattttataatcataTTCAGAGAGTTTCCATAGTGTCCGTAACAGGGTTAAAGACTAATAGTGCCCGTATCTTAAAATAATGACCAATAATAATAGGGATTTGATGCCTGAGATgggaaaatatgtttttctggAAGTTAAATATGTCATTAATGTTGTGGGGTGTTCagaaaagtaatacattttgttaaaaaataaaaataaaaatgtgtaagtCCAAATCGTACCGGTTTCGTGGAATGACTCCTTTATTGGCATTAATGGTTCTTCAACATCAATGAaatctttccattccacaaatgtttttttatttttttattttattttttttatgctatTCACATTTCACATTGCATACTTTCTGTGCCAAGAGGGAAGTGTAATGTTGGACTTACCGATGGTGAGACTGTAAACTGAacaatttcaggattttcttcAAGATTAGCAGATATTACTCTTCTCTTGGTATCCAGAGAAGGTTGAAAGCTTTTTGACTGGAAGAACTGATCATTATCATAGAGGACAAACccaatattttcattaaaacctaCAGAAAGAGTGagattactttaaaaattatcACTCAACAGATCATTTCATGTAGAATAATTACAATGTACAACAagaggagaagcagagagatatatatataattctgaaGAATCCAGCTTTACCTTTACTGAATGTGACATTTATTTGAAGGTCAACTGTGTTTTGATCAATCTCAGTCTCTGTTGTATATAATCTTATTCTGTCAGGTGAAAAGTTCTTCCCTGGAAAAATAAAGTATGTCCTTTAGAAACACACCAACAGcccaaaacaatatttaactCCTTATAATACAGCACACTACTGATTATAAGTTTACAAAATTGTATAAAGCGTGAATAGATCCAAGTGCAAGCTTTATTGTACAGATCgtggtcaagacaggcagggtcagacaccagcaaacagtaaCATCCAGGGCGAGACAAAAGCgtaatccaataaacaggcagaaggtcaaaatgccagagagcagtccaaagtaacaaatgaacaaggcaatgaaacaaggtaAAACTATGACTAtggaaaacaacaaaacaaaacaaggcaatgaaacagggaaaccgcttggtagagtccacacaggcaaaacaatacttcacaagCTCCTGTTTGACATGGCCCTCCTtaaatggctgccaaacaggaagtaaccatagaAAAAGCAGAGGAAGCAGTAACAGACAGTACATGggcaagggctccctctgctggcatggcattacaaaaatattctcttatgctcactaagtctgcattatttgatcaaaaatacagtgaaaacaggaatattgtgaaatatttttacaatttaaaatagatgttttctgtttaaatatatattaaagtgtaatttattcctgtgaagcaaagttgaattttcagcatcattactccagtctttagtgtcacacatttctgattattataaagttgaaaactgttgtgctgttgAATATTATTGTGGACACTTCAAACACTTGCCTTTAAAAGCGGTTAATTGCACTTGTAGGATCGGCTTTGTTGAATTGGCCTGCTCCTTCAGTGTCTGCACTGCCATATTCGGTTGCACCAACAATGGATTTGGTTCCTCATGCAGAGACACTTCCTGTAGAGTCTGTGTTAGTCTGAACAAACAATCCAAAGTCAGACAAAATAGAGTGCTTATGATTTTtgcatatactgtaaaatggtACTGTATGTCAGTGGCAGTGAGTGTTAAAAGTTTTGTTACTCAGAAATTGCAGTATTGTTGACAGAAGAGAATATCTCACGACTTGCTTTCAGGAGCTGACTGACTGTAGCGACTACTGATACTGCAATATCCTGcacaataaagaaacaaaaacaacttctCACGACATTTCTGGATAGTATTCAGTATTACATGACATTATGTATAGCATTCCTTGCTGAACCTGGATTAGTcaatatagtatatagtatagtCAAATTAGTCAAATTTTAGTATGACTGTCTATAGTATAGTTAAATTAGTATATCTGTCTATTTCATGTGAGGTTTGAAAGATTTGATACTGACATGTGATGTTTCCACTGCACATGAAAATGACAACATccaaattatgaaaaaataatcatttatacaaGAGTGATGAGAGAatggaaaaagacatgaacaagaaataaataaaaatgacttgctttatttttagcctgatcatttaaatttaaaaatggacTCTAATAATGAGTACACCCCTTCTGAAACTTTaaccaaaacatttaaagacaCTTGGAAAAGGAATGCCAAATCACACAAGACCGAAattcaacattaaaatatgGTTGAAGTGACATCAGTTGATGTTTTATGAAacaatatcttaaaatgtaaaatggttgAAATAGGTTTAAAAATCACTTATAAATCAATGCTGAAATGAGCTATACCTTCAAAAACAAGTGTttaacttaaataataataataataataataataatatcaatataataatgaaataatgtttaatgctaAATGATCTGCTATGCTGCTATAAGATCTGTATGTTGAATCATGTCTTCAAAATTTCTgccttttaaattattattatgatcattattatttcatgaaacctattctaaaatataaatgtacatgttaaaatatgattattatcattaacaacaataaaactaaatacatttcGCTACCATGCTGAGACAATTCCTATTGGTTGTTTTACTTTACTGCTTTGATCATGATTGGTTAATGTGGCTGTCATCCAGGACACTGGCCAGTGAAACTGTGCGCGCCTTTTCAAGTTTAAAAATACGACCGTTACGTCGTCTTTGTGAGTGTGGCTGTGAGCTGCTCATAGACTGTATGGGAGCTGCTGCTCACTGAAATTGTTTGGtcgaattattttatatttgcatgtttttttttttttttttttttttttttttttttgagcaaatcGGAGTTTGAGCGAATCGGAACAAAAACCGCAACACAGAGGAAGTAGATGTGATCTGCAAACATACAGTACTTGCTAaatcaggtaaaaaaaaaaaaaaaaaaggtttattattACCTTTCAAAAATAGTACAAGAGTTTACAAATGGGTAAAGGACATGTAACCTGCAGAAGTTAAAtacctgtgtgtgtatgtgtgtgcgtgcatatGTGTACTGCTTTATCACAGACGTTAAAAGTTAGATGCTAATTGCAAGTAGCATAAGAGCACGCTAGGGATATTTGCTCATCTGATGTTATGTGTTGCTGGTATTTATTAATGTCTGTCATTTTTCAGAGATTCAGTCTCAATGATGAATGCTTTGCATTACTGTAggcaaatgtctttataattttttaaattttttttttaaatacagctttTTAAGAACTTTTCAGTAAACCATTTATTCTTTCCCTTTGTAGAgtcagttttcaacattgcgtTTTCAACGTTGATTCAATTTGCAAAATCAACACCTAATTCAATGTTAATCCAATGTCTACAGAACGACCTTAATTCACCCATGTTCAAGGTAAGACAGTGAAACAACGGCGTGATTTCAACGGTCAAACAACGTTGTAATTTCAAGGTGAAATGACGTCACAGCATCAACGTTGATCCAATTTGCAAAATCGAAACATAATCCAACATTGATTCAACCATGGTACCCGACGTTGTTTCAACGGTGAATCAACGTTGAAATGCTGGCTGGGTACCCTTTGAAGGGATTGGGGCATACAGATAAGCCCTTCCAAATGGAACACAGGGCTAGTTTCCTGTGTTATCctgattagttcattttgttCACCTGTGTTCAGTTAATTAAGTCATTAGTTCCTCTCCTTCATTTGTATAAATTCTCTTCCTTTAGTTCTCTGAATTCCCGGTTAATAATGTTACTTTGGATATGCCTTTCTGTGTTTGGTTTTGCTCCTGGATTTATCATTACAGACTGTATCTTGATTACTTCTTTGTTGTGCACTTGGATTTAGCAAGCATTCATGGCAGGATAACTGGGCAAAGCAGCAAAACAGCAGCGATGTCTGCTTACAAGCCATCACCAACAAGAGCGACAGAGCTGAGGATTGCCCCAGAGCCAGAGCCTCATGCGACATCTGACCAGGTGTATGAGCTGCCAGCGAAGCCTGCCACAAAGGGTGAAAGCCTTGCCCACAGTTCCACTGCTGAAGGTGAGCTGAAGTTGAGCTCAGtggatttaatagacttttaGTCCGATATACCCAGTCTTCTTCCGTGTTAGCCTTAACAGGGCAGGCAAAAAGTTCAGACAGTGACTCCCTGTCTGTCCTGAGCCGTCAGCCTGTTTTGGATTATTTGTCTGTCCTATCACGACCATGGAGGTCGGTTTTGAACTGTCTGTCCACCCTGAACTGTCTGTCACCCCTGTCATGACCATGGAGGTCATTCCCCTGTCCCTGTAATGGATGTCACCATTTAGTGTGTGGGCAGCACACACTGACCCAAAACCCCCTAATTATTCTGGACTCTCTGCTTTCTCCTGAACTGTCAGTCTGCCCTGAAATATCTGTTTGCCCAGTCATGACCACATAGGTCATTCCTCAATCTGCTGCACTCCCTGTGATGGAAGTCActatttggtgtgtgtgggcaaTGCATACCATCCCAGAAAGCCCTGGCTGTCACAAATTCTCATGAGTCATCTGCTATCTTCTGCCCTTTGCCGCTGCATCCTGCCTGTCCCTCAGATCACCCTCAGTCCACCATCAGTGATGTGGTTTCTTCGCGgctctgccagtctccatcagCGTCATAGCTGGAGGATCCCTTGTCTAGACCCCTGACCCGGACACACCTTGGCCTCTTGACCCAtcggctccaccatggctcaCAGGTCCCTCATCTCAACCATGGCCCGTCAGTCCACCAGCTCCGCCAGGCTCCCTCATCCCTCCAGCTCCGCCTTGGTCATAAATCTGCCTCATCTCGGGACTACACTCCTCTGGCTTCACCTCATCCCTTCATCCCTCTCGCTTGTTGGGCTCCTATGTCGTTCCAGCTCCACTGTGGCATTCCGGAGCCCCACTTGTGCCTCAGTCACCTGAGCCATCTGCTCCACCTTGGCCTTCCAGATCATCTTCATCACCCTGGCTCTGTGGCTCACCATCTCCGTCTTTGGGCTCCTCTCCCACCTGCTCCGCTACCGTCAGTTGGCCACCCTGGAGTCATCAGCTCTCCCTCCACCATGGCTTCTCCCTCCATCAGCTCCACTGTGGGCTCCACTGTCCACTCCCTCCACATCCTGGCTACTCCTGCTCCAGGTCTTCTGGTCCTGTACCTGTTTCCTCCTGTCCCCTGTGCTCCTGGCTGCTACTGGTTTCTCCCACCCCCTCTTCAGCTCCATCATTGGATTCTGTTTGGTTCTGTCCCCTCCAGGCTCCTCTAGAACCCATCCCCCCTGGCGCGAGAACACCCTCCTGAACTCAGGGTTTTGGACTTTTGTTTGTGTTCTTGTTCTACTGCCTTAGGTTTTCATTGACCTAGTTTCCCGTATTGTCCTAATTAATTCTTTTTGTTCACCTGTGTTCAGTTAATTAAGTCATTAGTTCCTCTCTTTAGTTTGTATAAATTCTCCTCCTTTAGTTCTCTGAGTTGCCAGTTATTAATGTTACTTTGCATATGCTTTGCTGTGTTTGGTTTTGCTCATGGATTCCTTGTGGATTTATCATTCAAGACTGTTCTTAAATACTCCTTTGTTGTGCGCTTGGATTTAGCAAGTATTCGTGATGAGGAGTATAACGCCTGCGCCTGCTTTCTCTGTGAAGTttagtggtagtaaagctcttacaTAGGGATGTACTGTATGAGTGCAGAATGTGTGAGGGAGCTATGCTTCATCAATGCTGTCaggaattcacacaccactgtgtgatgtcaTACAACAACTTGACACAGAATATGTCAATAATGAGGTGAATAACCTTAAGTGAACAATTGTTTCACCCAGCCCTAACACTATTTAGCAGCTTTGCAGGATTTTGTAGCAACAAGTTGAGCAAAACTTCCCAAAGATCAGGCTGTTTAAGGAGGtcattgttcaaaatgttaatgatgATGTAAAGAAGAATCAGTGTAGTAAACCTTAACTTAGAGAGGACatactaaacaacatttatgaaaATTTAATCAATGGTGTACTCTTCTTTTAAACCAAATTGacaaattgatttattttacagttattaATGACAcctctttttatgtttttattaagtatatgtttaataaatttgaattgttcCATCTTTTCATTAACTGaattagtgatcattaagaaaatgatagtaatatttaagaaaatactaATACACCtgaaagggttactccaccccaaaatgaaaactttgtcattgtcgttccaaacccgtaaaagcttcattcgtctttggaacacaatttaagatattttgattgAAAACTGGGAGGAttttgactgtcccattgactgcaaggtaaataccactgtcaagacccaaaACAGTAAGAAAGGCatcatcaaaatagtccatctgccatcagtggatcaatctgaattttatgaagtgacgagaatactttttgtatgcaaagaaaataaaaataatgactttattcaaccattCATCTCNNNNNNNNNNN encodes the following:
- the LOC127154049 gene encoding adhesion G-protein coupled receptor G7, with the translated sequence MAVQTLKEQANSTKPILQVQLTAFKGKNFSPDRIRLYTTETEIDQNTVDLQINVTFSKGFNENIGFVLYDNDQFFQSKSFQPSLDTKRRVISANLEENPEIVQFTVSPSADLTMSLNDFACVFWSYSEKDWITDGCSKTVNSSGSTGCSCKNKQKANFAILMAYDINYNYSKALDWISITGCFLSVLGLCATALYQIRTRKSRGGNPTLLVVNICLSMTVFYLFFIFGINNPVEHPIEREVSGENIVPESDHHKYPDQGPCTAFTALLQYFLLATFTWNTLYGINVYINETPRWFPKAFIAVGWGLPAVIVGISLGSTYRVDEPLGYRQEEFCWLASVDHKQTFSIKKPMFWGFILPLLIMLILNTAILLHFMYNICKTNPNLNTSPLKKKIWSSFSVAVMLSLSWFTGYFILVTPEKETLNLILSVVFCLLNATQGFQIFILFALGPFLISNPAVLKSLCAPEVGLHKKSFYLWKKKKQKSKESYISTDDCQDKPV